A segment of the Triticum urartu cultivar G1812 chromosome 1, Tu2.1, whole genome shotgun sequence genome:
CTTGAAATGTATTCCTTTTTTTCTGTAGGGATTTTTGAAACGAGCAGAAGATTAGTAACTTCTACGACATCAAAGATCTGACCTTTTAGAGTATGCACCATATTGATTTACTTATTAATTTATTCACACTATATCAGATTTGTCTTGAACGTGATACTTTATTGACTGTACTAGACACAGGAAGTTAACTGTTTTAATTATATAGGATTAGTCTGCACCAATTGCTGCATAAGTTCTCCTTGATACCAATTTACATACTTCCGCTACTAGGCCTTTGGTCAGTTTGCAACTGGTATTTTAGACATGTACGAGTATTCTCATGGTATTTCTATATGTTTAAATTAGTACCAGATGGAATTTGGGAATTAGTCTTACAAAGAGAAGAGAAAAGGAAATATTATTCACGAGTTTGCAGGAATATGGAAACTCAAAGTAGTCTGTTAGCATAAGTAAAAAAATAACTTTCATTTTATTTCTTGGTTCGACCAAATTATATTTTATCCGAACGTATGGATGATCGACACAATGGACATACGTAGTTTCTGGTTAGCACTACTTGGATAACAATTATGCCTACTATTACCATTTTTGTGCATTGTTTGGTCTTATGCATTTTAGTTAAATACATCCTTTGTGACGAATAATGATTTTGAGCATACTATCTTCTTTTCATGTGGGGGAGATCGCTGATAGAAAAGAAAATTGTGTTTCTGATATGTTATGCTTATTTCTAAGTGCTTCCAATTTCCAACTACTAGGTATGCAGCCTTAGATGAACAACTACCTCTTTATTTGCTTGAGGATGATTTGATTGTGCAATTAAGACTACATAATTTCACTTTTCATTTATATTTATTGGTGAGGGCGAGCTGGCGGCGGCATGGCGCGCTGGTGCGCGTGACCGCGGGTTCGGCCAGGGTGCGAGCCGATCTGGCATGTGCGCTGGCGAAGTAAGGCGTATAGGTGCTCCGGCTGACTGTGTGCGTTGGTCCGTGGCGGAGGTGCGAGGTGGGCGTGGATCTGGCGCCTAGCATGCGTGAGGGTGGACATATGGGTGTTGTGCGTTTCTTCGCGGCGAGAGGTGTGACTGTGCTGCTCTGCAGATTGATGATGTTGTTCTCCTGGTTTCGTGGATCTGCAGAGGGGTAGCCGGTGGTTGCGGTGCCAGAGAATGCTGGGGCAGCGGCCTTGGGCTGATGGCTGCTATGGCAGGGGCTGCTGCACCGGCTCGGGATGGTGGATTTGGAGCGATGCACTCAGATCTGACCCTGACAACCGCGTTGTTTCTATGTCGCATGAGTTGCTGTAGCTGGTCGTCGCGTGAGGGCTATGTCGGCTGACGGCAGGGGGTGACCTACACAATGTGCTTGGCTCTGATGGCCTGGATATTATTGTGTGACCAGATTTGCAAGCAAGCTCACTGATAGGAGATCAGGGACTCGAGCGAAAGCTCCGTGACCTTCTTAGAGGCATAGTCGTAGATATCTTCCTATCCTTTCATGTGCTTGGGCTCTCCGGGTGAGAACCTAAAGTCCAGTTTTCGACGGGAGACAACGGCGTTTACGTCGTAACCATCTTCGGAGGCGTTGCCTTGGAGGGTCAGCCTTTGGATGTCGTGTGGGGCTCTTTCGTTTTCAAGGGCGGTGTATGTCGAGGCTGCGGCTCCGGGATCTTCTATTAAGTGTCGAGGCTGCGGCCTCGGGCAGTACTGCGACAACAGCTCCAAGAGGTAGGGCTGCTTGTCGGCATGGCTTGGGTGAGGACCTTGAAGTGCGGAAGCAGCAAGGTTGTCAGCTCCATCAATGGGCCCCAGTCGGGACTGTTGGACGACATGTTGGGGCAGCGGCCCAGGATGTGGTGCAACGTTCGTGGTCTATGTGCGGTTGGCCTGAGCAGCGTGAGTTGCGGGTAGCTGTATCGTTCGGCGTTAGTGCTCGAGGGACAGTGGTGGGGGTAGCGGCACCGGAAGGTGGTGCGGCGTTCATGGTCTGTGTGCGGCTGTCATGAGCAGCGTGGGCTACAGTTAGTTGTATCATGCGGCGTTGCTGCTCGAGGAAGAGCGGTGGCATGTCGGGGTTGTGGCGCGGGATAGTTTCCAGTTTACACGCATGTCTATGAACTTTGGTTTCAGTCTAGGTAGGTCACACTTTGATTGGATATTTGACATGTCAGAAGACGCTTGTTTGAAAAATAATACCAGCCAGTCACACCTGTTCGACATAAAGAATATGAAATATCTTCAATAGCTACTCCTTCAGGGAATCCTTTGCTTCTGGTATAGTCTCATATTCAACCTTCTGAACTGACATCAAACACATCCTCTGAACTACCAGACTGAATGGTGATTTTGTAGGTAAACTAATTTTAAGAAAAGTAGATTAGTTGCAACAAATATTTTAGTCTTTCACCCATATTCTCTTGTTTTCTGCAACTATTCCAAGATAGGTCCCATACTTTCCATTGCAATGCACATCAATTTCATTTGGAAACATACCATGGTCCAATTGTTTGTTTTCTTTACCAGTTTTGCATGGCCATTGTGTACAACCATGTTATCTGTTGCTTGATGAAACAAGAATATGATGTTTATGATTACAGACGAGTGAGTCATATCTCATGATGAGCCATTTTGCCTTCCTTTATGTAGTGTAAATTTAACCATTGACATATCACTCGGAGAAACATTTTTAGCTGGGAGAAGGAAGAGAAGAAGGGTGCTTGAACGGTAAAAAAAGAAGTCGTCAATGCAATCCGTTGCAACTCATAGGCGTTCTACTGATGCAGAGGTACCTTTCCTTGCTTGGGAGTTATATGTGGTTCTGTTTGCTAAATCTATTTTAGGTTTATACTGATCATGCTTAGCTTTTTAGTGTATAACCAGTTTGTAGGTCCTACTATTTGATCAGCGGATGCAATGGATGGGTGCCGGATGGCGTCTCTGGAGTTTTGTTGAGGTACGACCAAACCACATTGTAGTTCGGTCTAGCCAAAGTTATGCATGCTGTTTATCTTTACTTTGCGTGTGAATGTCCCTGAAACATGGTTTTGTTTGACTCTAGGTTCAGGACAATAAACATGATAACTCAATCACTGTTATCAGAACAAGGTATGCACACTGATGGCGATGAACCCAGTGACGGCGAGCGTGGGGGGCACGAGCACCAGGCTGAACAGCACGACGAGAGACATCACAGTGCGACACCGACGAGGCTATCTACCAGGACGAGGCCGGAGAGGCCCAGCAGCATGCTGCCAACACTATTGTATGAATATGATCAAGTGATGTGTTGTGAGTGCAGTTTGCCCGTATCCTTTTTTTATTTGTCAGGTTTCTATCTTCCTGGCTGGATTGTGTCACTTCCATTTAATCAAAAGAGTGTTAGTTGTTCCCCGAAGACACATCTCACTCACTGTAATTAGGAACTAGCTGTTGTTTGCCTCAAACATATACATGATCTATTGACTCCTACCAAAATTTCAGAACTACCCATGTAGAAAAAAAAACATTGTGAGTATAAGAATGCTGATTATCTACATTGTCgtccgtagcaacgcacgggcactcCACTAGTGTATATAGAGCTGCGTTTTCCTACGTGACACCATACCACACTCCTCGCACCCACAGTCCCTAATGACCGTCCAAACCGGACGAGTAAAAAAAATAGTGGTACCGTCTGATGCTTTAAGCTTTTCCTGTATCTTAGTTGGAGAGGTCGTGCTGCCGCGCGCCTGCGTGCCCCGAGAGGCCCCGTCGTGGCGATAAAAAGAAGAAGACCCCCAGCTCGTCGCACGAACGAAATTAATAGTCGTAAGAACGTTCAGTAATCAGATGCGCGACAGTGCCCTAACCCACTAAAGTCCACGCGCAATTAGCTAAAAAATCCAGCGAGCGTGAATCGGTCACTGTGACCGTGGCCGCACGTGTTCGTCACGTCGCCACGCGGCGCTGCATCTCGGCGTCCACTTGCTTTTTACCGTTGGTTTTCCTCGGCCCCGCACGGCCCATTTCCCACCCCACTCGACCGTGCTTCCATGTCGGGACGACGATGCTCCCTCCACGGAAGAAGAAGCGAGGCCGCAAGAATCCAACGGCGCAACAACTCCATCTCTGACTGTTACATTACTGCCTCTGGCTAATTGCCCTGTTCCGCTGCGTTAACTTTACTGCCCCTGACATAGTGGATCAGGGCATCAGGCTACAAATGGCCGTGTTGGTCCCGTAGAGGTAAAAAAAAGCACGTTCTCGCCAGCCAGCGGAGCTGCGCGTACAATTTGGGTAAGGGTAAGCCCGAAGGAACCAAGCACACTGAACGGCGCCGGTGATGTGGATAGTGGCTATGTGTGTGTGGACATGCATGCACGCACATCTTGGGAATCATCAGGGATCTTGTCATCTTCGCGATAGCAACTTCCGTGTCCGACGCGGTGTGTCCTGCATCTACCCACAAGCTCCGTAGATCAACCAACCAAGTGTTATTCAAATCTGCCATCGCCCGTGTCACTCATTTCTGCCTCTTGCCTTAGCTTATGCACACACAAACACAAAGAAGCAATGCCTATAATCATCCCATCTCATCAGAACCGTATGTTTCCCTTCCATCACACATTTTGTAAAAAAGCATTGCAATCTCCATAGCCAGTTCTTTTACCCACGTTAGATCCAACGACACGACCAGAACACATACACGAGCGCCGCACCTGACAAGCCACACACACCACAGCGGAGCTGGAGGAGCAGCTACGGTACACGCACCAAACCCGTCCTAAACCCCAGTGCCCCTCCAGCTCAGAAAAAACGCCAACAGCGCAGGTAGATCCAGCAACCCCCACGACCACCGTCACTGCCACTTGGGCCCGGCCGAACACGGCCCCACCCGAGACGGGACCACGGATGAATCTCGCCCTCACGTATCGCCAACAGCTAGTTTTTTTACTGCCGCGGAACCATCCCGGCTCCCCAGGCCGGAGGCATTCATGGCGCCCAACAGCCACATGGACGAGcgcggggcccgcatgtcatcCCCTCCGAACGCGCGCGCGACCCCACCCGAGCCTCAGGCTCGGACAGCCGTTTGAGCCACCGAGCCGCTAAAAACCGCGACAGGTGGTGGGCGAGCGCTCGCGAAGGAGAGAAAGGGAGAGCAGAGGAAGCCAGAGTTGATTACTCCCACTGCGCCACTTCGTCTCCACCTCCGACCGAATCCGTCCTCGCCAAGCCACCATCATtgcgccaccgccgcctcgctaGTGCTGCCGTCGTGGCCGGCCGGCTGGCTTCGCGGCAAAGCCTTCCTTCTTCTACCGGAGCGGAGTGGAGTGAGCGCGCCAACCACCGCCACGCGACACCGCCATTAAAGGCGCTCACGCGGCACCGCCACCTCCATTCCTCCACGAGAAAGAGAGAGTGCGTGCGTGCGTGCTCCATTCCTCCCCTCACGGGAGCAGCAGCAAAGGCCGCCAACGCCCGCCGCACCGCGCGCCTTtaagggaggggaggggaggacgGCGCGCCACCTTAAAGATTCCCACGCCGCGAGCGAGCGAGCTCTCCCGCCACGAGGTTGATCGGCGCTTTTAATTCTTCCTTCTTGCAGAAGGCCTCTTCCGCTCCATTGCGAGCGAGCTTGAACCGAGGCGCTTTCGTGGGGGATGGCGCGGCTCGGCGCTGTCGTGGCGGTGTACTTCTTGGCGGCGGCGCTCGCGGCGGAGGGCATTCTCGACCCGGTGGACTTCCTCGCGCTGCAGGCGGTGCGGAGGTCGCTCGACGACATGCCGGGCTCCGCCTTCTTCGACGCCTGGGACTTCACGGCGGACCCCTGCGGCTTCCCCGGCGTCTACTGCGACGGGAACAGGGTGTCGGCGCTCGCGCTCGGCGACCCCAGGGCCGGGTCGCCGGGGCTCACCGGGAGGCTCGACCCGGCGCTCGGCCGGATGTCGGCGCTCACCGAGCTCTCGCTCGTGCCCGGCCGCGTCCAGGGCGAGCTCCCGGCCTCCCTCGCCTCCTGCTCCAACCTCCGCTTCCTGGCCGTCAGCAAGAACCTCCTCTCCGGCGGGATACCGGACGGCATTGGCGCGCTGTCCAACCTCCGGACGCTCGACGTCAGCTTCAACCAGATCTCCGGCGCCATCCCGCCGTCCATTGCGTCGCTGCCATCGATCACCAACCTCATCCTCTGCCACAACCAGCTCACCGGTGGCATCCCCTCGTTCCCGGACTCCTCGCCGCTCCTCCGGATGGACCTCAAGCACAATGCCCTCTCCGGCGGCGTGCCCAGCCTGCCGGGCTCGCTGCAGTACCTCTCGCTCGCGGCGAACCGTCTCACCGGCAACGTCGACTCCATGCTGCCCCGGCTGACTCGGCTCAACTACCTCGACCTCAGCATGAACCAGCTCCAGGGGCCGGTCCCGGCGTCCGTCTTCACGTTGCCGCTCTCCGTGCTCCAGCTCCAGCGCAACTTCTTCTCCGGCCTCCTCCAGCCGACGAGCGACGTGACGATCCCGGTGGTGGACCTGAGCTACAACCGGTTCTGGGGGCCTCTGTCGCCGCTCCTGGCGGGCGTCGGGCAGCTGTACCTGAACAACAACCGGTTCACCGGCGACGTGCCGTCGCGGCTGGTGCAGGAGCTGGTGGGCACCGGCGGGCTGCAGCTGCTGTACCTGCAGCACAACTTCCTGACCGGCATCGAGATATCGCCGTCGTCGTCGCTCCCCTCCGGCGTCTCGCTCTGCCTGATGTACAACTGCATGGTGCCGCCGGTGTACGCGCCGTGCCCGATCAAGGCCGGCACGCAGAACACCCGGCCGGCCGACCAGTGCCCGGAATGGAGGGGCTGACATGGCTGGCTGCTCTCAGGAGCCACGACAAACACGATCGCCGCCGGATCGCCTCTGAtcggggagggaggaggagcaaGGACAAGAATGGAGGAGATTGCAAACGGTGGTCTCTGATTCTTTGATTAAATTTGTCAAGATTACTGGTGTTTTACTGTGGATTATTATTCTTTTTTGTTTGGGGAAGGGATAGCAACGTCACAGACAGAACAACAAGTTGGTGCTTTAATAATTGTGGTTTATAGGTGTAGTTTTTTGTTTAGCTGGTGTAAGTGTATGTGCTTGTGTCTCTGTTGTATAGACAGTGAGTGAGTAATATGGCAATGACGATGAGATGGTGGTGTTAGGATCAGTGGTGTTTTTTATGATGATCGTCAAATATGGCAATGTGGCAAGCATTCGCTGTTGAAATTTGTAGTAAGATGTTGTACGAGATTgaatgaaaatgatgaacaatggttACAAGCTCACAGTTCTTTTGGTTGGCGTGGTGTATAAGCATGTGTGTTGTTGATTGCATTTCGTGATGTTATGTGTGAGAGATCATGGGATCGACCTTTCGCTGTGGGGCGTTCACGTTGTACTTGGCTTCTACGCGCTAGCCCTCTGAGCAATCATAATGCATGCATCTGCGGATCTCAAGCCTGAACTCTGGGGTCCTGATTTGTGATTACTTGCTTGCTTGGCTTGCAGATTTGCGCCGCTGTGAACTTATTAAACAACTTATGGCGGAGTGATTGTGGCACAAAGAAAGTGGTCTTCTCGTAGTGAACTCTGCTCTGCATCATTTCCATTGATTTTCCTTTTGACCCCGCATTCCCGGTGAATTCACTTTGCTCGGTTCGGCGGTTCCCCTGTTTCCTCTTGTCATTATCAACTGGTCAAGCTATTTTGGTTCGAACAGCTTTCACCTCGTGTCCGCACCTGTTCTTTCTATTTTGATATATAATAAAAGCAACTTTAATTGGacgacccatttcgtccgcgcCCATTCGTTTTGGTCGGCGCGGACAGAAAAGGCGGCCCAACGCGCCGATCCAAACGGACGAGCGTCCATTTTTCGTCCGCGGGCGACCCATTTCCGGCCCATTTTTGAGCCTGATTTGCGTCGGCGCAGACACGCGACGGACGCGCGCTTGCTCGCCTACTCCTGTCCCCGGCCCCGCTCGTCTGTGGCACATTGGCCTTTCCTTCCCCCAGCCAACAAGCAACCCTCGCCTTCGCCTCCTCCGCGACGGCGCCGCCTATTTTGCCGGCGACTCTTCCAGCTACCGCCGCCTCCACATCCGCCCAGCAACGCCGTCCCTGCCCCCAGTCGCCCGTCACCGCCGTTTTGCCGCCGGGGAGCAAGCTGGTTCCCCGCCGCTGTTTCCCTCACGCCCAGCCGCCCCGCGACCAAGAAGACGCCTCGCTGCCCCAGCCACAGACGACCGTCACTCGTCGGACGCCATCACCCTCGTCGGACGCCGGCTGAGCAGCTAGCTGGTCTGTGGGCGCCGCGTCTCCCTCGCCGGCCGTCTCCTTCTTCGACGCCCGCAAGCTGTTCGACAGTTTGCCAAGATACGAAAATGGACTCCGCCGACGAGTTCTTTTTTCACAATTTCCTTTGCGACTCCGACGATTCGTCCGACGACGAAGAGGAGATAGTGGCTGCTGTGTTGGTCCATCACCACCTCAACAACCAGTGGCCGTTGTTCCGTGGCTCCATTCCGGGCCACCTTCCGGCGTTGAATCGTAACCGGGAGAGCGGGCATTTCCTTCTCTAGAAGGACTACTTTGATACAACAAACCCGTTGTTCAAACATCACAAATTCCGCCGCCGGTTCCGTATGAGTAGGCACGTTTTCAACCGTATTAGAGAGGGAGTGGTCGGCTATGATGACTACTTCGAGTGCAAAGAGGATGTCGTCGGCAAGATTGGTTTCTCCTCTTATCAGAAATGCACTGCCGCCATCCGAATGCTTGCATACGAAGTGCCCGGTGATCTCATTGACGAGTACGTCCGTATGAGCGAGTCTACATGCCTAGAGTCCCTGTATAAGTTTTGCAAGGCTGTGATTGCTGTGTTTGGCCCTGAGTACTTGAGAGAGCCGACAGCTGAAGATACAGCCCGTTTTGTTGGCGATGAATGCTAGCAGGGGCTTCCCAGGGATGCTTGGCAGCATAGACTAcatgcactgggagtggaagaactgcccttctgcttggcaagggcagtataagggacatgtcagggcttgcactgtcatactagaggccgtggcgtctcaagatctctggatATGACACTCTTTCTTTGGCATGGCTGGAtcacacaatgatatcaacgtgcttcaGCGCTCGCCAGTGTTTACTAGGCTTGCCGAAGGCAACAGCCCACCGGTGAACTTTACTGTCAACGGCCACACCTACGACAAAGGGTATTATCTGGGTGACGGTACCTATCCTCAGTGGACCACTATTGTCAAGACAATACCCAACCCTGTCGGAGACAAAAGGAAAAGATTTGCTCAAGAGCAAGAGAGTGCTAGAAAGGATGTCGAGCGTGCCTTTGGTGTTTTGCAATCTCGATGGAGCATCGTTCGGTATCCTGCTAATACTTGGAGCACGCAGAAATtatgggaggtgatgactgcttgtgtgatcatgcacaacatgatcgtaGAAGACGAGCGCCCGGAACGTCTGTACGATCAAGGCTTTCAGTTTCAGGGTGAGAATGTTGTACCTGAGCATGGAGTAGCGACAACATTTGAGCAGTTCACTCAGTTTCATGAAGACACGCGTGATTGGAAAACTCACGTGCAACTGCAAAATGATTTGGTTGAGTATATGTGGACTCatgttggcaaccaatagatgtatcttTTTTATTCGTTTTGCAAAACTATGtgaaatatttttatttttatttagcCTGTAAATTATACTATTTATTTGGGCGGACTATTTTATTTGTTTAATTTTCATTTCATCATATGTGAGAATGCAATGTAAAATTGGGCGGCCAGCCGGCTACGTCTGCACATATGGGTCGGCACGTTGGGCGCGCTGCCGACCCATATGAAAAACAGGGTGGACGCCGGACGGGCGGCCGACCCAAACAGACAAAAAGCGGACGAAATCACCGTCCGTTTGGATCGGCCCGTTGAAGTTGCTCTAACTTGTCTTGTAAAACACACGGATTTTGCTGGGAATTTGCTCTCGGGGTTCAGATAAGCTTCGCGTAGGACGGCCGTGCCGGATGCTCCGAGCAGACAGCGGCGTAAGTGCACACTATGCTAA
Coding sequences within it:
- the LOC125517585 gene encoding LRR receptor-like serine/threonine-protein kinase ERL2 gives rise to the protein MARLGAVVAVYFLAAALAAEGILDPVDFLALQAVRRSLDDMPGSAFFDAWDFTADPCGFPGVYCDGNRVSALALGDPRAGSPGLTGRLDPALGRMSALTELSLVPGRVQGELPASLASCSNLRFLAVSKNLLSGGIPDGIGALSNLRTLDVSFNQISGAIPPSIASLPSITNLILCHNQLTGGIPSFPDSSPLLRMDLKHNALSGGVPSLPGSLQYLSLAANRLTGNVDSMLPRLTRLNYLDLSMNQLQGPVPASVFTLPLSVLQLQRNFFSGLLQPTSDVTIPVVDLSYNRFWGPLSPLLAGVGQLYLNNNRFTGDVPSRLVQELVGTGGLQLLYLQHNFLTGIEISPSSSLPSGVSLCLMYNCMVPPVYAPCPIKAGTQNTRPADQCPEWRG